A single region of the Betta splendens chromosome 12, fBetSpl5.4, whole genome shotgun sequence genome encodes:
- the LOC114866594 gene encoding formin-binding protein 1 isoform X29: protein MTMLRRKSEFFVFLDSVRSVTSEKDEQKEERQLSPYEEYLQVLLQMKMTIADQFDNLEKHTQWGIEFVEKYTKFVKERSEIEINYAKQIRNLSKKYQPKKNSREDEESKYTVCRAFVTTLNELNDYAGQHELISENLTSQIITELTRFLQELKTERKTHFHDGRKAQQHIESSWKQLESCKRKFERDCKEADRAQQYFEKMDADINVTKADVEKARQQAQVRHQMASDSKGDYSAYLQKFNQEQNEHYYTVIPSIFQKLQDMEERRIERVGVCMKTFADVDRQVLPIVGKCLDGMTKGAESIDPKTDSQQVVESYKSGFEPPGDVEFEDYGQAMKRTASETSLSNTREAKERPAGKSKGKLWPFIKNKNKGSGPEDFSHLPPEQRRKKLQGKIDELNKDIQKEMDQRDALTKMKDVYVKNPQMGDPASVDPRLTEIGQNIEKLQFEVQKFEGWLAEVEERMPSKSDSHRRSGIYETQNSTTVSNNCAQDRERPLSSPDGSYTEEQNSETQVKVNPAPNPAPAPAPAPHSITPDFDDEFDDDTLPTIGTCKALYPFEGQNEGTISLVEGELLYVIEEDKGDGWTRVRRNEEEEGYVPTSYVEVFLETNAKGAMTYI from the exons ATGACCATGTTGCGCAGGAAGAGCGAGTTTTTCGTCTTTTTGGACAGCGTTCGCTCCGTGACATCAGAAAAGgacgagcagaaggaggagcgtCAGCTGAGCCCGTACGAAGAGTATCTACAGGTGCTCCTGCAGATGAAGATGACCATTGCT GATCAGTTTGACAACTTGGAGAAGCATACACAGTGGGGGATCGAGTTTGTGGAGAAGTACACCAAAtttgtaaaagagagatccgaGATCGAGATCAACTATGCAAAACAAATTAG GAATTTATCAAAGAAATATCAACCCAAGAAGAACTCGCGAGAAGATGAGGAAAGCAA GTACACCGTCTGTCGAGCCTTCGTGACGACACTCAACGAGCTAAATGACTACGCGGGTCAACACGAGCTGATATCGGAGAACCTGACGTCTCAAATCATCACCGAACTTACGCGCTTCCTGCAGGAACTCAAGACTGAGAGGAAAACG CACTTCCATGATGGCCgtaaagcacagcagcacatcGAGAGCTCGTGGAAACAGCTGGAATCT tGTAAAAGAAAATTTGAGAGGGACTGCAAAGAGGCCGACAGAGCACAGCAATACTTTGAGAAGATGGATGCTGACATTAACGTGACTAAGGCTGACGTGGAAAAG GCACGACAGCAAGCTCAGGTGCGGCACCAGATGGCTTCTGACAGCAAGGGCGACTACTCCGCCTACCTGCAGAAGTTCAACCAGGAACAGAATGAACATTACTACACAGTCATACCCAGCATATTCCAG AAACTTCAAGAcatggaggagagaagaatCGAGAGGGTCGGAGTGTGCATGAAGACCTTTGCAGACGTAGATCGCCAAGTGCTGCCCATTGTGGGGAAATGTTTAGACGGCATGACGAAAGGCGCTGAATCCATTGACCCCAAGACT GATTCACAGCAGGTGGTGGAGTCCTATAAGTCTGGGTTCGAGCCCCCGGGGGATGTGGAGTTCGAGGACTACGGCCAGGCCATGAAGAGGACGGCGTCTGAAACCAGCCTGTCCAACACCAGAGAGGCCAAGGAGAGGCCTGCTGGCAAGAGCAAGGGCAAACTGTGGCCGTTCATTAAGAACAAGAACAAG GGTTCTGGACCAGAGGACTTCAGCCACCTGCCGccagagcagaggagaaagAAGCTGCAGGGCAAGATAGACgaattaaacaaagacattcAAAAAGAAATGGACCAGAG GGATGCTTTGACTAAGATGAAAGACGTGTACGTGAAGAACCCTCAGATGGGAGACCCGGCCAGCGTGGACCCCCGGCTAACAGAAATAGGCCAGAACATCGAGAAGCTCCAGTTTGAAGTGCAGAAATTCGAG GGCTGGTtagcggaggtggaggagaggatgccGTCCAAGAGCGACTCGCACCGCAGGAGTGGAATCTACGAGACTCAGAACAGCACGACAGTGAGCAACAACTGCGCGCAGGACAGGGAGA ggccctTGAGCAGCCCGGACGGCAGCTACACGGAGGAGCAGAACTCAGAGACTCAGGTCAAAGTCAACCCCGCCCCCaaccccgcccccgcccccgcccccgccccccactCCATCACGCCGGACTTCGACGACGAGTTCGACGACGACACCCTGCCCACCATCGGCACCTGCAAAGCCTTGTACCCCTTCGAAG GTCAGAACGAGGGCACCATCTCCTTGGTGGAGGGGGAGCTGCTGTACGTGATAGAGGAAGACAAAGGCGACGGCTGGACGCGGGTTCGcaggaacgaggaggaggagggatacGTCCCCACATCCTACGTCGAGGTCTTTTTGGAAACTAATGCCAAAGGTGCTATGACATACATCTAA
- the LOC114866594 gene encoding formin-binding protein 1 isoform X18: MTMLRRKSEFFVFLDSVRSVTSEKDEQKEERQLSPYEEYLQVLLQMKMTIADQFDNLEKHTQWGIEFVEKYTKFVKERSEIEINYAKQIRNLSKKYQPKKNSREDEESKYTVCRAFVTTLNELNDYAGQHELISENLTSQIITELTRFLQELKTERKTHFHDGRKAQQHIESSWKQLESCKRKFERDCKEADRAQQYFEKMDADINVTKADVEKRSSHKARQQAQVRHQMASDSKGDYSAYLQKFNQEQNEHYYTVIPSIFQKLQDMEERRIERVGVCMKTFADVDRQVLPIVGKCLDGMTKGAESIDPKTDSQQVVESYKSGFEPPGDVEFEDYGQAMKRTASETSLSNTREAKERPAGKSKGKLWPFIKNKNKLMSLLTSPHQPPPAPPASSPPSPSAVPNDPQSPKQHKEPLSHRLNDFMTSKPKMHCLRSLRRGLSLKLGSGPEDFSHLPPEQRRKKLQGKIDELNKDIQKEMDQRDALTKMKDVYVKNPQMGDPASVDPRLTEIGQNIEKLQFEVQKFEGWLAEVEERMPSKSDSHRRSGIYETQNSTTVSNNCAQDRESPDGSYTEEQNSETQVKVNPAPNPAPAPAPAPHSITPDFDDEFDDDTLPTIGTCKALYPFEGQNEGTISLVEGELLYVIEEDKGDGWTRVRRNEEEEGYVPTSYVEVFLETNAKGAMTYI; the protein is encoded by the exons ATGACCATGTTGCGCAGGAAGAGCGAGTTTTTCGTCTTTTTGGACAGCGTTCGCTCCGTGACATCAGAAAAGgacgagcagaaggaggagcgtCAGCTGAGCCCGTACGAAGAGTATCTACAGGTGCTCCTGCAGATGAAGATGACCATTGCT GATCAGTTTGACAACTTGGAGAAGCATACACAGTGGGGGATCGAGTTTGTGGAGAAGTACACCAAAtttgtaaaagagagatccgaGATCGAGATCAACTATGCAAAACAAATTAG GAATTTATCAAAGAAATATCAACCCAAGAAGAACTCGCGAGAAGATGAGGAAAGCAA GTACACCGTCTGTCGAGCCTTCGTGACGACACTCAACGAGCTAAATGACTACGCGGGTCAACACGAGCTGATATCGGAGAACCTGACGTCTCAAATCATCACCGAACTTACGCGCTTCCTGCAGGAACTCAAGACTGAGAGGAAAACG CACTTCCATGATGGCCgtaaagcacagcagcacatcGAGAGCTCGTGGAAACAGCTGGAATCT tGTAAAAGAAAATTTGAGAGGGACTGCAAAGAGGCCGACAGAGCACAGCAATACTTTGAGAAGATGGATGCTGACATTAACGTGACTAAGGCTGACGTGGAAAAG CGAAGTTCCCACAAG GCACGACAGCAAGCTCAGGTGCGGCACCAGATGGCTTCTGACAGCAAGGGCGACTACTCCGCCTACCTGCAGAAGTTCAACCAGGAACAGAATGAACATTACTACACAGTCATACCCAGCATATTCCAG AAACTTCAAGAcatggaggagagaagaatCGAGAGGGTCGGAGTGTGCATGAAGACCTTTGCAGACGTAGATCGCCAAGTGCTGCCCATTGTGGGGAAATGTTTAGACGGCATGACGAAAGGCGCTGAATCCATTGACCCCAAGACT GATTCACAGCAGGTGGTGGAGTCCTATAAGTCTGGGTTCGAGCCCCCGGGGGATGTGGAGTTCGAGGACTACGGCCAGGCCATGAAGAGGACGGCGTCTGAAACCAGCCTGTCCAACACCAGAGAGGCCAAGGAGAGGCCTGCTGGCAAGAGCAAGGGCAAACTGTGGCCGTTCATTAAGAACAAGAACAAG CTTATGTCCCTGTTAACGTCCCCCCACCAGCCCCCACCTGCCCCCCCAGCCTCATCCCCGCCCTCACCCTCTGCTGTTCCCAACGACCCCCAGTCTCCCAAGCAGCACAAGGAGCCCCTCTCCCACCGCCTCAACGACTTCATGACCTCCAAACCCAAAATGCACTGCCTCCGGAGCCTGAGGCGAGGG CTTTCTCTGAAGCTG GGTTCTGGACCAGAGGACTTCAGCCACCTGCCGccagagcagaggagaaagAAGCTGCAGGGCAAGATAGACgaattaaacaaagacattcAAAAAGAAATGGACCAGAG GGATGCTTTGACTAAGATGAAAGACGTGTACGTGAAGAACCCTCAGATGGGAGACCCGGCCAGCGTGGACCCCCGGCTAACAGAAATAGGCCAGAACATCGAGAAGCTCCAGTTTGAAGTGCAGAAATTCGAG GGCTGGTtagcggaggtggaggagaggatgccGTCCAAGAGCGACTCGCACCGCAGGAGTGGAATCTACGAGACTCAGAACAGCACGACAGTGAGCAACAACTGCGCGCAGGACAGGGAGAG CCCGGACGGCAGCTACACGGAGGAGCAGAACTCAGAGACTCAGGTCAAAGTCAACCCCGCCCCCaaccccgcccccgcccccgcccccgccccccactCCATCACGCCGGACTTCGACGACGAGTTCGACGACGACACCCTGCCCACCATCGGCACCTGCAAAGCCTTGTACCCCTTCGAAG GTCAGAACGAGGGCACCATCTCCTTGGTGGAGGGGGAGCTGCTGTACGTGATAGAGGAAGACAAAGGCGACGGCTGGACGCGGGTTCGcaggaacgaggaggaggagggatacGTCCCCACATCCTACGTCGAGGTCTTTTTGGAAACTAATGCCAAAGGTGCTATGACATACATCTAA
- the LOC114866594 gene encoding formin-binding protein 1 isoform X16 — MSWGTELWDQFDNLEKHTQWGIEFVEKYTKFVKERSEIEINYAKQIRNLSKKYQPKKNSREDEESKYTVCRAFVTTLNELNDYAGQHELISENLTSQIITELTRFLQELKTERKTHFHDGRKAQQHIESSWKQLESCKRKFERDCKEADRAQQYFEKMDADINVTKADVEKRSSHKARQQAQVRHQMASDSKGDYSAYLQKFNQEQNEHYYTVIPSIFQKLQDMEERRIERVGVCMKTFADVDRQVLPIVGKCLDGMTKGAESIDPKTDSQQVVESYKSGFEPPGDVEFEDYGQAMKRTASETSLSNTREAKERPAGKSKGKLWPFIKNKNKLMSLLTSPHQPPPAPPASSPPSPSAVPNDPQSPKQHKEPLSHRLNDFMTSKPKMHCLRSLRRGQQSPRSLICHKELMKRTLGRPTYAFEARQYVLSLKLITLNSQVRNLIEGSGPEDFSHLPPEQRRKKLQGKIDELNKDIQKEMDQRDALTKMKDVYVKNPQMGDPASVDPRLTEIGQNIEKLQFEVQKFEGWLAEVEERMPSKSDSHRRSGIYETQNSTTVSNNCAQDRERPLSSPDGSYTEEQNSETQVKVNPAPNPAPAPAPAPHSITPDFDDEFDDDTLPTIGTCKALYPFEGQNEGTISLVEGELLYVIEEDKGDGWTRVRRNEEEEGYVPTSYVEVFLETNAKGAMTYI; from the exons ATGAGCTGGGGGACAGAGCTATGG GATCAGTTTGACAACTTGGAGAAGCATACACAGTGGGGGATCGAGTTTGTGGAGAAGTACACCAAAtttgtaaaagagagatccgaGATCGAGATCAACTATGCAAAACAAATTAG GAATTTATCAAAGAAATATCAACCCAAGAAGAACTCGCGAGAAGATGAGGAAAGCAA GTACACCGTCTGTCGAGCCTTCGTGACGACACTCAACGAGCTAAATGACTACGCGGGTCAACACGAGCTGATATCGGAGAACCTGACGTCTCAAATCATCACCGAACTTACGCGCTTCCTGCAGGAACTCAAGACTGAGAGGAAAACG CACTTCCATGATGGCCgtaaagcacagcagcacatcGAGAGCTCGTGGAAACAGCTGGAATCT tGTAAAAGAAAATTTGAGAGGGACTGCAAAGAGGCCGACAGAGCACAGCAATACTTTGAGAAGATGGATGCTGACATTAACGTGACTAAGGCTGACGTGGAAAAG CGAAGTTCCCACAAG GCACGACAGCAAGCTCAGGTGCGGCACCAGATGGCTTCTGACAGCAAGGGCGACTACTCCGCCTACCTGCAGAAGTTCAACCAGGAACAGAATGAACATTACTACACAGTCATACCCAGCATATTCCAG AAACTTCAAGAcatggaggagagaagaatCGAGAGGGTCGGAGTGTGCATGAAGACCTTTGCAGACGTAGATCGCCAAGTGCTGCCCATTGTGGGGAAATGTTTAGACGGCATGACGAAAGGCGCTGAATCCATTGACCCCAAGACT GATTCACAGCAGGTGGTGGAGTCCTATAAGTCTGGGTTCGAGCCCCCGGGGGATGTGGAGTTCGAGGACTACGGCCAGGCCATGAAGAGGACGGCGTCTGAAACCAGCCTGTCCAACACCAGAGAGGCCAAGGAGAGGCCTGCTGGCAAGAGCAAGGGCAAACTGTGGCCGTTCATTAAGAACAAGAACAAG CTTATGTCCCTGTTAACGTCCCCCCACCAGCCCCCACCTGCCCCCCCAGCCTCATCCCCGCCCTCACCCTCTGCTGTTCCCAACGACCCCCAGTCTCCCAAGCAGCACAAGGAGCCCCTCTCCCACCGCCTCAACGACTTCATGACCTCCAAACCCAAAATGCACTGCCTCCGGAGCCTGAGGCGAGGG CAACAGTCGCCGCGCTCGCTCATTTGTCACAAAGAGCTAATGAAGAGGACTCTGGGCCGACCCACATATGCTTTCGAGGCCAGGCAATAtgtt CTTTCTCTGAAGCTG ATCACACTCAATTCCCAAGTCCGGAATCTCATTGAG GGTTCTGGACCAGAGGACTTCAGCCACCTGCCGccagagcagaggagaaagAAGCTGCAGGGCAAGATAGACgaattaaacaaagacattcAAAAAGAAATGGACCAGAG GGATGCTTTGACTAAGATGAAAGACGTGTACGTGAAGAACCCTCAGATGGGAGACCCGGCCAGCGTGGACCCCCGGCTAACAGAAATAGGCCAGAACATCGAGAAGCTCCAGTTTGAAGTGCAGAAATTCGAG GGCTGGTtagcggaggtggaggagaggatgccGTCCAAGAGCGACTCGCACCGCAGGAGTGGAATCTACGAGACTCAGAACAGCACGACAGTGAGCAACAACTGCGCGCAGGACAGGGAGA ggccctTGAGCAGCCCGGACGGCAGCTACACGGAGGAGCAGAACTCAGAGACTCAGGTCAAAGTCAACCCCGCCCCCaaccccgcccccgcccccgcccccgccccccactCCATCACGCCGGACTTCGACGACGAGTTCGACGACGACACCCTGCCCACCATCGGCACCTGCAAAGCCTTGTACCCCTTCGAAG GTCAGAACGAGGGCACCATCTCCTTGGTGGAGGGGGAGCTGCTGTACGTGATAGAGGAAGACAAAGGCGACGGCTGGACGCGGGTTCGcaggaacgaggaggaggagggatacGTCCCCACATCCTACGTCGAGGTCTTTTTGGAAACTAATGCCAAAGGTGCTATGACATACATCTAA
- the LOC114866594 gene encoding formin-binding protein 1 isoform X14, which translates to MDKAETLFKEQQLRDQFDNLEKHTQWGIEFVEKYTKFVKERSEIEINYAKQIRNLSKKYQPKKNSREDEESKYTVCRAFVTTLNELNDYAGQHELISENLTSQIITELTRFLQELKTERKTHFHDGRKAQQHIESSWKQLESCKRKFERDCKEADRAQQYFEKMDADINVTKADVEKRSSHKARQQAQVRHQMASDSKGDYSAYLQKFNQEQNEHYYTVIPSIFQKLQDMEERRIERVGVCMKTFADVDRQVLPIVGKCLDGMTKGAESIDPKTDSQQVVESYKSGFEPPGDVEFEDYGQAMKRTASETSLSNTREAKERPAGKSKGKLWPFIKNKNKLMSLLTSPHQPPPAPPASSPPSPSAVPNDPQSPKQHKEPLSHRLNDFMTSKPKMHCLRSLRRGQQSPRSLICHKELMKRTLGRPTYAFEARQYVLSLKLITLNSQVRNLIEGSGPEDFSHLPPEQRRKKLQGKIDELNKDIQKEMDQRDALTKMKDVYVKNPQMGDPASVDPRLTEIGQNIEKLQFEVQKFEGWLAEVEERMPSKSDSHRRSGIYETQNSTTVSNNCAQDRERPLSSPDGSYTEEQNSETQVKVNPAPNPAPAPAPAPHSITPDFDDEFDDDTLPTIGTCKALYPFEGQNEGTISLVEGELLYVIEEDKGDGWTRVRRNEEEEGYVPTSYVEVFLETNAKGAMTYI; encoded by the exons ATGGACAAAGCTGAGACTCTGTTTAAGGAGCAGCAGTTAAGG GATCAGTTTGACAACTTGGAGAAGCATACACAGTGGGGGATCGAGTTTGTGGAGAAGTACACCAAAtttgtaaaagagagatccgaGATCGAGATCAACTATGCAAAACAAATTAG GAATTTATCAAAGAAATATCAACCCAAGAAGAACTCGCGAGAAGATGAGGAAAGCAA GTACACCGTCTGTCGAGCCTTCGTGACGACACTCAACGAGCTAAATGACTACGCGGGTCAACACGAGCTGATATCGGAGAACCTGACGTCTCAAATCATCACCGAACTTACGCGCTTCCTGCAGGAACTCAAGACTGAGAGGAAAACG CACTTCCATGATGGCCgtaaagcacagcagcacatcGAGAGCTCGTGGAAACAGCTGGAATCT tGTAAAAGAAAATTTGAGAGGGACTGCAAAGAGGCCGACAGAGCACAGCAATACTTTGAGAAGATGGATGCTGACATTAACGTGACTAAGGCTGACGTGGAAAAG CGAAGTTCCCACAAG GCACGACAGCAAGCTCAGGTGCGGCACCAGATGGCTTCTGACAGCAAGGGCGACTACTCCGCCTACCTGCAGAAGTTCAACCAGGAACAGAATGAACATTACTACACAGTCATACCCAGCATATTCCAG AAACTTCAAGAcatggaggagagaagaatCGAGAGGGTCGGAGTGTGCATGAAGACCTTTGCAGACGTAGATCGCCAAGTGCTGCCCATTGTGGGGAAATGTTTAGACGGCATGACGAAAGGCGCTGAATCCATTGACCCCAAGACT GATTCACAGCAGGTGGTGGAGTCCTATAAGTCTGGGTTCGAGCCCCCGGGGGATGTGGAGTTCGAGGACTACGGCCAGGCCATGAAGAGGACGGCGTCTGAAACCAGCCTGTCCAACACCAGAGAGGCCAAGGAGAGGCCTGCTGGCAAGAGCAAGGGCAAACTGTGGCCGTTCATTAAGAACAAGAACAAG CTTATGTCCCTGTTAACGTCCCCCCACCAGCCCCCACCTGCCCCCCCAGCCTCATCCCCGCCCTCACCCTCTGCTGTTCCCAACGACCCCCAGTCTCCCAAGCAGCACAAGGAGCCCCTCTCCCACCGCCTCAACGACTTCATGACCTCCAAACCCAAAATGCACTGCCTCCGGAGCCTGAGGCGAGGG CAACAGTCGCCGCGCTCGCTCATTTGTCACAAAGAGCTAATGAAGAGGACTCTGGGCCGACCCACATATGCTTTCGAGGCCAGGCAATAtgtt CTTTCTCTGAAGCTG ATCACACTCAATTCCCAAGTCCGGAATCTCATTGAG GGTTCTGGACCAGAGGACTTCAGCCACCTGCCGccagagcagaggagaaagAAGCTGCAGGGCAAGATAGACgaattaaacaaagacattcAAAAAGAAATGGACCAGAG GGATGCTTTGACTAAGATGAAAGACGTGTACGTGAAGAACCCTCAGATGGGAGACCCGGCCAGCGTGGACCCCCGGCTAACAGAAATAGGCCAGAACATCGAGAAGCTCCAGTTTGAAGTGCAGAAATTCGAG GGCTGGTtagcggaggtggaggagaggatgccGTCCAAGAGCGACTCGCACCGCAGGAGTGGAATCTACGAGACTCAGAACAGCACGACAGTGAGCAACAACTGCGCGCAGGACAGGGAGA ggccctTGAGCAGCCCGGACGGCAGCTACACGGAGGAGCAGAACTCAGAGACTCAGGTCAAAGTCAACCCCGCCCCCaaccccgcccccgcccccgcccccgccccccactCCATCACGCCGGACTTCGACGACGAGTTCGACGACGACACCCTGCCCACCATCGGCACCTGCAAAGCCTTGTACCCCTTCGAAG GTCAGAACGAGGGCACCATCTCCTTGGTGGAGGGGGAGCTGCTGTACGTGATAGAGGAAGACAAAGGCGACGGCTGGACGCGGGTTCGcaggaacgaggaggaggagggatacGTCCCCACATCCTACGTCGAGGTCTTTTTGGAAACTAATGCCAAAGGTGCTATGACATACATCTAA
- the LOC114866594 gene encoding formin-binding protein 1 isoform X5, with product MTMLRRKSEFFVFLDSVRSVTSEKDEQKEERQLSPYEEYLQVLLQMKMTIADQFDNLEKHTQWGIEFVEKYTKFVKERSEIEINYAKQIRNLSKKYQPKKNSREDEESKYTVCRAFVTTLNELNDYAGQHELISENLTSQIITELTRFLQELKTERKTHFHDGRKAQQHIESSWKQLESCKRKFERDCKEADRAQQYFEKMDADINVTKADVEKRSSHKARQQAQVRHQMASDSKGDYSAYLQKFNQEQNEHYYTVIPSIFQKLQDMEERRIERVGVCMKTFADVDRQVLPIVGKCLDGMTKGAESIDPKTDSQQVVESYKSGFEPPGDVEFEDYGQAMKRTASETSLSNTREAKERPAGKSKGKLWPFIKNKNKPPPAPPASSPPSPSAVPNDPQSPKQHKEPLSHRLNDFMTSKPKMHCLRSLRRGQQSPRSLICHKELMKRTLGRPTYAFEARQYVLSLKLITLNSQVRNLIEGSGPEDFSHLPPEQRRKKLQGKIDELNKDIQKEMDQRDALTKMKDVYVKNPQMGDPASVDPRLTEIGQNIEKLQFEVQKFEGWLAEVEERMPSKSDSHRRSGIYETQNSTTVSNNCAQDRERPLSSPDGSYTEEQNSETQVKVNPAPNPAPAPAPAPHSITPDFDDEFDDDTLPTIGTCKALYPFEGQNEGTISLVEGELLYVIEEDKGDGWTRVRRNEEEEGYVPTSYVEVFLETNAKGAMTYI from the exons ATGACCATGTTGCGCAGGAAGAGCGAGTTTTTCGTCTTTTTGGACAGCGTTCGCTCCGTGACATCAGAAAAGgacgagcagaaggaggagcgtCAGCTGAGCCCGTACGAAGAGTATCTACAGGTGCTCCTGCAGATGAAGATGACCATTGCT GATCAGTTTGACAACTTGGAGAAGCATACACAGTGGGGGATCGAGTTTGTGGAGAAGTACACCAAAtttgtaaaagagagatccgaGATCGAGATCAACTATGCAAAACAAATTAG GAATTTATCAAAGAAATATCAACCCAAGAAGAACTCGCGAGAAGATGAGGAAAGCAA GTACACCGTCTGTCGAGCCTTCGTGACGACACTCAACGAGCTAAATGACTACGCGGGTCAACACGAGCTGATATCGGAGAACCTGACGTCTCAAATCATCACCGAACTTACGCGCTTCCTGCAGGAACTCAAGACTGAGAGGAAAACG CACTTCCATGATGGCCgtaaagcacagcagcacatcGAGAGCTCGTGGAAACAGCTGGAATCT tGTAAAAGAAAATTTGAGAGGGACTGCAAAGAGGCCGACAGAGCACAGCAATACTTTGAGAAGATGGATGCTGACATTAACGTGACTAAGGCTGACGTGGAAAAG CGAAGTTCCCACAAG GCACGACAGCAAGCTCAGGTGCGGCACCAGATGGCTTCTGACAGCAAGGGCGACTACTCCGCCTACCTGCAGAAGTTCAACCAGGAACAGAATGAACATTACTACACAGTCATACCCAGCATATTCCAG AAACTTCAAGAcatggaggagagaagaatCGAGAGGGTCGGAGTGTGCATGAAGACCTTTGCAGACGTAGATCGCCAAGTGCTGCCCATTGTGGGGAAATGTTTAGACGGCATGACGAAAGGCGCTGAATCCATTGACCCCAAGACT GATTCACAGCAGGTGGTGGAGTCCTATAAGTCTGGGTTCGAGCCCCCGGGGGATGTGGAGTTCGAGGACTACGGCCAGGCCATGAAGAGGACGGCGTCTGAAACCAGCCTGTCCAACACCAGAGAGGCCAAGGAGAGGCCTGCTGGCAAGAGCAAGGGCAAACTGTGGCCGTTCATTAAGAACAAGAACAAG CCCCCACCTGCCCCCCCAGCCTCATCCCCGCCCTCACCCTCTGCTGTTCCCAACGACCCCCAGTCTCCCAAGCAGCACAAGGAGCCCCTCTCCCACCGCCTCAACGACTTCATGACCTCCAAACCCAAAATGCACTGCCTCCGGAGCCTGAGGCGAGGG CAACAGTCGCCGCGCTCGCTCATTTGTCACAAAGAGCTAATGAAGAGGACTCTGGGCCGACCCACATATGCTTTCGAGGCCAGGCAATAtgtt CTTTCTCTGAAGCTG ATCACACTCAATTCCCAAGTCCGGAATCTCATTGAG GGTTCTGGACCAGAGGACTTCAGCCACCTGCCGccagagcagaggagaaagAAGCTGCAGGGCAAGATAGACgaattaaacaaagacattcAAAAAGAAATGGACCAGAG GGATGCTTTGACTAAGATGAAAGACGTGTACGTGAAGAACCCTCAGATGGGAGACCCGGCCAGCGTGGACCCCCGGCTAACAGAAATAGGCCAGAACATCGAGAAGCTCCAGTTTGAAGTGCAGAAATTCGAG GGCTGGTtagcggaggtggaggagaggatgccGTCCAAGAGCGACTCGCACCGCAGGAGTGGAATCTACGAGACTCAGAACAGCACGACAGTGAGCAACAACTGCGCGCAGGACAGGGAGA ggccctTGAGCAGCCCGGACGGCAGCTACACGGAGGAGCAGAACTCAGAGACTCAGGTCAAAGTCAACCCCGCCCCCaaccccgcccccgcccccgcccccgccccccactCCATCACGCCGGACTTCGACGACGAGTTCGACGACGACACCCTGCCCACCATCGGCACCTGCAAAGCCTTGTACCCCTTCGAAG GTCAGAACGAGGGCACCATCTCCTTGGTGGAGGGGGAGCTGCTGTACGTGATAGAGGAAGACAAAGGCGACGGCTGGACGCGGGTTCGcaggaacgaggaggaggagggatacGTCCCCACATCCTACGTCGAGGTCTTTTTGGAAACTAATGCCAAAGGTGCTATGACATACATCTAA